In Dromiciops gliroides isolate mDroGli1 chromosome X, mDroGli1.pri, whole genome shotgun sequence, the genomic window GGATCTTCATGGAAATCTGTCTCCTCCACAGAGCCACATCTGCAGGGAGAGCACCTGGctgtccctcttcctcttcttctgtcCTTGACTGAGACCCCCTGAGGCGCCTCCCCCCAGACTGACCTGGGTCACTCTGCCCCACTGAGATCAGGTAAGGCACCTCCTCCCAGATCCAGGCCCCAGAGCTAATGCTGCCTCGCTGGGAAGGACAGACCCACGTCAGCTGGAAAAACCCCGTTGGCGTATGAGTGCCTGTCTCTAGCCATCTTTCCTGTCTTCTGCCCTGGCCTGAgacaaccccccccccgccccccactgcCTCcctatccttcccctccccaactgcCCTTGGCCGTTCTGCCCAGACTCAGAATCCCCTGGGCTGCCTCCTCCCAGACTGGCCTTGGCCTTTCTGCCTATACCGGGATCCAGTAAGGAGCCCGCACCCAGACTTGGGCCCTCCTGGGTCCGGCCCCACCTCCCGAGTCTGAGGTTGCCCTGCCTCAGTCGTCTCCCCAGATGGAGATTGGCAAAGACGGGCCTCCCCGACTGACCCTGGCCATCCTCCACAGACCCGGGTCCCCAGAGGACAGTGTCTCTTCTCCGAACGAAGGAGCTCAGGCTTTAGCCCTCAGGGATCAAGGGTTCGAGCGTCAGGCCCCTCTGCCTGCTCCAGAGATTGGGAGCACCTCTCTTCCCGTGGTGGCCTTGGCCATCGTCCCTTAATTCAGGTGGCTCCTCCCCAGCCGATGGAGGCCATCTGGCCTCAGGGATGCAGGCCCCAAGTCTAAACCAGCACCTGCCCTCACGCTCTCCTGACTGAGATCCTGGAAGGCATCTCTTCCCAGACCGGCCTTGGCCATTGGCCCTCACCCCACTTGATCCCAGCCTTCTCCCCTGCTGAGAACCCCAATGACCTCTGCCTCCTTCACAGACCCCAGCCTGAAGTGAGGACCCCAGGGGCCTGGGGGTGCTCGTCTCTGCATCTGCCCAGGCTTTGGCCCTGGACCGAGATCCATGGCAGAGGTGTCTTCTGCCAGGGTGAGCGGGACTGTTCTCCTCACACTGAGAGCTGGTAAGATCTTTCCTCTCCGACTGAGCTTGCTTTTCACCCTTTGACGATCCAGGCCCAGAATCCAAGTCAGCCCCCAAGACTCCTTCTTCCCTGGCAGAAGTCCAGAGTGGAGGCTCCTCCCAGATCGACCTTGGCCACCAAGCCTCGTGGCTCCACGCCCTGGGTGGCAGCCAGTGCCAGCCACCTTTCTCTCCTGGCCAGGTCTTCCCAGACTGTCCTTGGCCATCCATCAACCTATCCAGCTGTCAATCCACAgactatttgccaggcaccacGCTAAGCGTCAGGGATGCCAAAAGGAGGCCAAAGACCgtgcctgcccccaaggagcttacaggcCCCGAGTCCCAAGCCACTGCagccctgcctcctccccctaCCTAGATGGCACAAGGTGTTTCCTCCCATACTGACCTTGCTTATTCTCCCCAGGCCCAAGATTCCAAAATTCCCTGGCTCCCCACGACCACCTCCTCCACCTCCCAAGATCAAGAGAGGTACCTCCTTCCAGATGTTCCTTGGCACTTGCCCCTGGTGGATCCTGAGCTCCTGGGGGACCCAGTGCTGTCTCACCCACCCCCAGCTCTACTCCCCTACCATCCTCAGAAGGCATCTCCACCACTGACCCACCTCCAGAGTGACCGTGTGAGTGTCCGTCTGTCCGTCCATCCGTCTGCCTGGCCCTCTGCAGGCTGCTCTCAGCAGCCGAGGGCCAGCATCAGGGGCTAGTCCTGTGGCTGTCCTGACTTCACCAAAGGGCCTGTTCCGGCCAGGCCGAGACACCAGGAGATCCCCAGAGAGCCGCCAGTCTGTCACCTGGGGAGCCAAGATGAGCTGGCTTCTGACAGGGTACGCTTCTCCAGCGCCCTGTCCCAGCGATCCTGGAGACCGCTTCATCCCCTCCAGAACTGGATCCGACTGGAGCCTGAAATTCCAGAGAGCAGAAGACGCTGAGAAGTCACCGAGGCAGACGGGGGAACCCGGAGGAGGGGACGCTTTGGGCACCAGCAGAGAGATCCCGGTCTACTCCGCCTTACTGAAGAACGAGCTGCTAGGAGCTGGCATCGAGAGAGTCCAGTATGCCTGGAGAGGGGGGCAATGGCTGCTGCAGCCGGGCACCCCAGCGAAGCAGGACCTCTTTGTGTATTCTCCGGGCCCCAAGGGCCGGGGACCTGACGCTGCCGGGAGCGAAGCCTCTCAGTTTGCCTTGTCCTCCATCAGCCCCCAAAGCCAGGCCTTACTCAGGTTGCAGAAGAAGCCCTCGAGAAAAGTCCCCCCAAAGCCTTTCAAAATCCTGCGGGCCCCGGAGCTGCAGAACAACTTCTGCCTCAACCTACTGGACTGGTCTCCCCTCAACATCGTCTCTGTAGCCCTGGGCTCCCGGGCCTTTCTGTGGAATGCCGTTACGTACCAGGTGAccaggctgtgtgacctggctGTGGAGGGCGATTCCGTGACCTCCACGTGCTGGTCCAGAGAGGGGAATTTGCTGGCAGTCGGCACGCACAACGGCTTCGTGCAGATCTGGGACGTGGCAGCGGAGAAGAAGGTGTCCGTGCTGGACGGGCACCGATCCCGAGTCGGTGtgctggcctggaatcaggagcagaTTTCTTCCGGGAGCCGAGACGCCACGATCATCCAGAGAGACTTCCGCACCCCGGCCCTGCAGTCTGAGCGCCAGCTGCATGGCCACAGCAGGGAGGTGTGTGGGCTCCAGTGGTCCACGAATGGCCGCCTGCTGGCCTCCAGTGGCAGGGACAACACCATTCTGCTGTGGAACCGCTCCAGCCTGCATCCCGTGCAGCAGTACACCAGACATAAGGGGGCCGTGAGGGCCATCGCGTGGTCTCCCCACCAGCAAGGCCTGCTGGCGTCGGGGGGCGCAGCCACTGACCGCAGCATCCATTTCTGGAACACGCTGACGGAGCAGACCCTGCACATCATCCATACCGGCTCCCAGGTCTGCAACCTGGCCTGGTCCCGACACAGCAACGAGCTGGTCAGCACCCATGGCTCCCCGGAGAACCAGGTCGCCATGTGGAAGTACCCCTCCCTGACCCAAGTGGCCAAGCTCACGGGCCACACCTGCCGCGTCCTCTATCTCACCACGTCTCCAGATGGTCAGGTCATAGCCACGGGCGCGGCTGACGGCACTCTGAGGTTCTGGGATGTCTTTGTCAAACCCCGTCCGAGGAGGCCATCCCCGTCTGTCCTCGATCTCTTCAGTCACGTGCGGTAACTGCCCGACTCACGCTCCAGGACCACCTGGGCCGCTCGGCCCAAATACCCCTGACTCTGAGCAGCAGGCGTGGCAAGGACCCCAACGGCCAGCTGGCaaggggggaaaagggggtgGACCTGGGCAAACCTTCCTTCCAAGGCATCGCTCTTTGCAGGACTGTGGACCCTGGCCAAGGAGATGTGGGCAGAGCGcaagcttgggggtgggggaagcactCCCATTTTAGGAGCCCATCCTTCCCAGAGGGGGAGCTGAAGGAAGAGAACCTCCATTTCACACACTGGACCAGCCTGCTGTGGCCAGAACAAAGAAACCTCACCTTTCCTCTTCTGCCCTGGCATCTCTGGGAAGAGACAGACAAACTGGCTTCTTTTGGGGGACTGTTGTTCTCTGGGGTGGGGGCGGCAGGGGGATCGTTGtgaaagttgggggagggagggggtaggCTGCGGGTGACCTCAGGCTCAGGGCAGGCCCTGCTCCTCCATCTAGATGGGCTGCCCTGAGAGCTGAGGCCCACTggggcgcacacacacacacacacacacacacacacacacacacacacacacacacacacacaaacagaaaaaacagaAGGGGTAGAGATAGGCAAAGGAATAAAATGAGTCTCTAAAGAAGACCTGGGTATGAGGCCCCCTTCCAGGCTCCCCCCATGGCTGTCTCTGAGCCTCATGGGGAGAAGCGACTGGGCTACTAAGGTTGTGGCCTAACTGACCAAAGAATGCTTGCTCCTCCCTGGCTCGAGAAGGCCTGGGGCTGCTGCCCCTCAGTTCAGAGCAGggtgctgggggtgggaggaggactTGTGGAAAGGTGGGGGGGAgcattgtttctttatttttcttaaggcaTGAGGAAGAGTTGGGGTGGATTTTCTACCAAAGGCCAGAAGTTATTTCAAAATGTCCTCCTGGGTGGCAAGAGAAAGTGGGCATCACGCTCGGGAGTCTGGACACCAgcttttggggaaagaaatgtgTTTAAATAGATCAGAGCCTGTGGGGGAaaggcatttttgtttgtttttcagagtGGCCTAGCAGCTCCTGTGTGCTGACCGAGGAGAGAGGGCTCTCCTTAAGGgggagctgagctgagctgcgaGTGCTGTTGCCACAGGGGTTCCTCAGGGCCTTGAGCCGTCAGCTAGAAGGCAGGAGTGGGTCCTGATGGGGCAGGACAAGCATCCTTTTGGCCACCAGGCGAGGAGTGGATCCGGCCCCCGAGGGCTTAGGGTATTGGGCCACTTCCCTTTCACATCCCCCCTGATAGCCTCTTCTGCTGCTGTGGGCTAAAGAGAGAATATTTGAGGTACAGGTGAGAAGGTCTTAGATTGAGTTGGAAGTTGTCTCCTTGGCCCTCTGACTTTCTTTGGATCCTCCCAgatctgtgtgtctctctctctgttgggGGCAGGTGGGTTGCTTTGAAGTGTGGACAATCTCCAGCCCCTGGTTCCAGCCAACCGACCAAAGAGCCCACCTCAGAAAAGCAGGAGGAGTATAAGAAGGCCATGTCTCCAGAGGAACCCAGAGGTTTCTGAGGGCACGTGGTTGAGGAGTGTGCACGGTATTGTCATGCCTTTTGTGGAAAAGTATTGCTTCATAATCCAATGGCATTGGAGGAGGCAGAAAGGGGAGCTTCTGCCCAGTGGAATCTGTCGCTCACCTGCCCCTCACCCTAGGCCACCCATGACCAGCCTTGGGATGGGCCTCTAAAGCCTGGGAGCTCTATTCCACGCCCAGGGAGCACTCCCAGCCCTGGGCCTTTGGGGGAGGCTATCTGAGTGCCCACCAGAGAACCTTTGCTGGGGGAAAACAATACACGTGTGTCTGTAGCCTCTGTAGGTATAGGGCtgcatatagacatagacatataccTATATGTCTGTCTATGCATGTGATTAATGGGTTATTTTTCATGAGAAGAACCAGTTCTTTCTTGCCTTGTCCCTGGCCTGAACCCTGTACGCTTAGCAAAGGAGGCAGATGACGATTGGCTCACTAGCGTTTGCTGAATTCACCTTGTGAATGTGGTTTAAAAACCCAGTTAATTAATTCTTGTATTTTTCCAAGTATGCCTGTGACATTAGTACGTTGTATAGTTTGAACATCGTCTTGGAAAGCCTGGGGAATTTCCTTCCCTAAAGTTCGTACAGGCCAGTTCCCAGAGTGGAGGCTTGTGCCATATGTGGCATCTGAGGGAGGAAGAGTATATAttgagacaacatgtaaactgGTGGAACTGTCATTAAACAAGTTGTACCTTGGAACCAAAAAGTGTTTTAGTGTGCCTTTCTTTCCCCAGCCCCTCCAACAAGGAGCGTTCTCATCGTTTGAACTGATGCACGAATGATTGACGGAGCATGTCTTTGGTGCTTCCCAAGTACcaagcaccagagatacaaagagaaggaTTCTATGCTTCTGTAGCCCGCATCCTTAGTGGGCAACACAGCACATGCAGGAGTGGTCAGCTATGGGGTGGATGGAAAGGCCCAGGAGTCCTCAGGTTACATTGATGGGTCAGATGGCAATGCCAGGGGggattaatgttttgttttgtgggttggGTTTCCTGTAGTGCctgctccttttctccttctaccTTTTTAGAGATCTGTGCCAAGGAGCTGGTGGGTAgggatgtaactggaaaagagtGTGTTGTGTTTAGTTGCTTCCTATTGGAACCAGCTAATGagaccttccttttttttctgggtttcagGTAAAACCTTAATGGTATTTAGGTTTGCACTTCCCTTATCATTTGTcatttggagcaatctttcatgTGATAATTAATAAGTAGCTAACTTTCTTTTTAGAGCTGTTTCTTCATATCCCTTGAGAatttgccttggggcagctaggtggctcagtggataaagcacaggccctggattcaggaggacctgagttcaaatccagactcagccacttgacacttactagctgcgtggcctcgggcaagtcacttgaccctcattgtccagccaaaaaaagaaaaaaatctaatttgcTCTGTGGAGAACAGATCTTAGTTTCAcgtatttggtttttgttttttttcccttggggacCCACTTGCTTTATTCAGGTTATTTAATACACAACAACTCAACCGTGGCCCCAAATGTGCAAAGTTAAAGCCTTCAGCCGTGGCTGGGGATGTAGAAGGGGCTATGGTTTGGAGCAACAAGGGAATGAGACTGAACGGGTTGCCTTCCCTCTTGTCAGTCTCTGCTCCCCATTGCCTCTGGGGAGGGCAGACTTAAGACCAAGTCCCTGTGGGCAGATGGAGGGAgcaggggaagggggcagagacCTCCCTCTGACTGGTGGGGCGAGGAGGGGGcgtagaagaggaaagaagtcTCCTTGGGCTGGAGACCCACAACAGCCACCGTCTGAGAAAGCAGACTGCAGCTGGACAGAGGTGGGAAGGGGGGCCAGGGCCAAGGAGAGCACCATTTGCTGTGGGGCGAGGGGGGAGTTTCATGTCTTTGTGTTCATTCCCTTTATACCTTCCTGTTCTGCGTAACTATCTATCCTGTTCATCTCTCCATCCTGGTAAGAGTTGACCATCTCAAGTCTTAGGCCCATAGGGTTTGGGGTGCACTCACATAAACTCTGTGATGTGCTTTCACTCACTGTGATGGCAATTCTCTCATCAACTCACCTAGGCTTCTAACTCACTAGCCTAACCCTTAGAAAAAACTGTCCCTGCCTGTTTTcccccacttcctctcctctcacttctcAATGCTTtacatcttcttttttaaaaatatttaattcttaAAATCCTTCAGagacattggatttttttttcctttttttccccggggcagtgggggtaaagtgacttgcccagggtcacacagctagtaagtgtcaagtgtctgaggtcggatttgaactcaggtcctcctgaatacagggctcgtgctttattcagtgtgccacctagcttccccctgcttTACATCTGCTCACCTATCACTCACCTGAGGCTGCTCCCCGCAAAGTTGCCAATGAGCTCTTCCTGTCTCATGGCCTTTTGGTCAGTGCTCACCCTTATTGACCTCCTTTCAGTATTTGCTATCGTtgctccccctccttctctctctctctctgtctctctgtctctctctgaatctgtccccctgtctttctcctctctctcactcttctttctctcattctctctgtgtctctctgtatctgtctcttttggtctctgtttctctgtgtctctctgtatcagtctctcctctctgtctctgtctctgtctgtctctctctttctgtctctatctctctctgtctcttctttctctctctttgtctcctctctctatccctcttctctgtgtgtgtctctctgtctctctttgtctcttactctctgtctctttgtctctgtctctgtctctctcctctgtctctgtctctctcctctctctgtctctctgtttcctctctccttcgtctctctctctctctctcgctctctctctgtctctgtctttctctctgtctctcttctctgtctctgtctgtctcctctctctctccctcttctctctctatgtctctctctgtctctatctcctctATCtaaccctcttctctctctttctctgtctctctctgtctcctctctctatccctcttctctctctgtctctctctcctcgctctctccctcttctctatctctgtttctctgtctctgtctccgtctctgtctctctcctctctttctctctctgtctgtctctgactctctgtccctgtctcctctctctctgtctttctctgtctctgtctctctgtatgtctctgtctcctctctctccctcttttctctctccatctttccttctatctatgtctctgtctctctgtctcttactctctgtctctgtctctgtctctctcttggtttctctctctgtctctgtcttctgtctctgtctttgtctctctgtctctgttgctgactctctgtctctatctctctctgtctctttcctctttctctttctctgtctctctgtctctgtctctcccccctctgtctctctgtctctgtctctctgtctgtctctgcctctgtctctctgtctctctttgtctctctctctctgttccttttcAGTGTCCTTTTCTGAACCGTTAACCAAAGCACACTCCCTTAGACTGTGTCCTGGGCTCTCCTCTCTCTGTAGTCTctctcagtgacctcatcagttcccctaggttcagttatcatctctatgcaggcAATTCCCACATCCCCATGTCCAGACTTACTCTTCTAGCCCTACACAACAAAATGTCTGTTAGACATTTCTAATTGGATGTCTTATTAATATTTCAAACCCAACAtacccaaaacagaacttattctCCTAGCCAAAGTCCACCAATCCTCCAAGCTTACCTCTCTATTGAGGATGTTCCTATCCTTCCTGTTACTCTGCTTCACAATCTCAGTCATTCTGGAattctcagttgcctcatcttgtcatttctatcttcaaaATGTGTAATATCCACATGGTTGTGCTGGAaccagctgattgttaaattttcagatcgaatatttacatcttggaaatcagcaaatgctacaaaggaaggcttgattaattgtttttgttgatttgtaaatttaagaaagtgatggaaaaaattttaaatgcaagtTAAACTTAGATTTTAAGTAGtaaatttacatttttcaaaattacattttaagtGTAGTCTGCATTTTTGAGagagctcattctttttttaatcatgaaagtattggggaggctaggtgacgcagtagataaagcaccagccctggattcaggagaacctgagttcaaatctggcctcagacacttgacacttactagctgtgtgaccctgggcaagtcacttaacctccattgccccgcaaaaaaaaatcataaaagtattttattattttctagttacacgtggagatagttttaaacatttgtttttataagatttctagttttgagAGAGCTCATTTTTAAGTCATTACCAGCACACTCCTCACACATCTCAGCAAAtggtgaataaacatttattaggcacctactatgtgctaagcactgtgctgtgGTAAgtactggggagacaaagaggcaaaagacagtctcttctcaaggatctcacaatctaattgtCACCCACTGtaattgttatgggcccagagtaacccagaagttctctgggggtacatcaaagaaccttctccttgagaaactaaaccaaaggacagacacacctgaagagataaatggaaccagATGGCAAcagagctagctttgggaccaccaaccttcattccagtctccctcacccctggggagatacgtttgggtgtggctgctacctttgtggcctgaggagcagagagatggcttgagagatccgcagccacccctcacccaactcccccagccaccaccagtgggggatgatcctccctcaataagggaactttccacagtcagatgatcacccccatcagtcctctataaaaatatctgcctgtctcctgctcgaggagattggtatctcagagccatgctctatgccatgcctttttccccatgagaagaagtccaaggatttctttcttggtttcccttccccagcccctaaataaactattatcttactTTACTTACTTACTAACAtctttgtgtgcaagagggtgtaattctttaaagaggaattcctaaggaccccaatcCCTattcctatcccaaaccccctacctatttccccacaacagtaatgattaaaaaggtttgagagacataatttctggataatttaattgttttattaatgaggccagcacattattaataaaaggatagtcagTTGGCTGTCTCTcctagaccaaagacccctaatggcagtgggCTCACAGTTTCTATGCCCTTCAAAGAATAGGTATTCCTGAGGAATCCCAATCAATATTGATTGCTTGACACAAtgggaggtgggctatattaaaatgtgGGTCTTAGGATACACACCTTAGGTCACTTAAATCTTGGTCAAAGGAATGTCAATTTCCATAATCACCTCTCTTGACAAAAGAGAGAATCAACAGTTTCCCAGACCTGTCAGAGCAAACTCAGTGAGCAGGAATACACCCATTACCTCAAacttagaatttattttactgtctgattagatcatGGTCTGGGTAAATCTCTAATAGATTGCCCACCgtggttggtttctggatgaggaagtagaaaaggggtcAAAACCCTAGTCTTAATacaattagttattaaatacatgagagaaatattcatttctcatacCACATACCCTTTTACACTAGTTCATGTCCTCATTCCTTCTAGCCCAGATAACAGACTTCCAATTGATCTCCCTGTCTCAGATCTCTCCCctcttcatatatgtatatgtatatgtatatgtatatgtatatgtatatgtatatgtatgtgtatgtgtatatgtatatgtatatgtatatgtatatgtatatgtatatgtatatgtatatgtatatgtatatgtatatgtatatgtatatgtatatgtaccaaTCATTCCACACAACTGCAAAAGCAAGGATATGGAGAAAGCCCAGACCTCTTCATATCACTgctcaaactccagtggcttcctctcACCTCATCAGCCAGTGGCTGCccgtgtgccaggcattatggcTAAGTGCCAAATAagtacaaagaaatgtaaaaggtGACCCCTGCCTTCAgtaagctcacattctaatggtggagatgacatgcaaacagcTAAGTCAATACAAGATACACACAGCATAAAGCTCCAAGCAGGAGGCAGTATctgtttggggaagggagaggagctgGGAGAAACAGggaaaggtggcacttgagctgagttttcagagaaaccaggaggtggtaagaagggagagcatttcaggtgtGTGAGggccagccagtgaaaaggctgaaaaaagaaaaggtgcaAGAATGAGCTTCATGTGGGAGGAAGAGCAAGTAGTAGTCTGATAGTAGGCTGAGGAGAAGCCTGGAAAAGTGGGAAAGGGCAAGGTCCTTAAAAAGGTCTCCCAATgtggctccagcctacctttccaggctgattGCACATTCATCCACTCTTCAGTCCCTCAAAGCTGGCCTGCTTGTTTCTCAAACAGGACattctattttccctttccttgtctTTGGAGTAGCTGTCCCCCACCCTTggattccatttcctcttcccctccacttcttagaatccctagcttctttcaaggacCAGCCCAAGCACTACCTCCTACTACTTTCCATCAAGGACATTCCTGATCCCTCAACTTGCTCCTCACCCTCCCCCAAAATTGCCCTGAGTTTTCCTTGGATATAGCTAATATCtacttgtatgtgtatgtggcaCTTTCTGAATAATTGTAACCTCcttgaacaaacaaaactaatgcaaccaagatgagaagaaaagcagaaaactgagaaagaacgtttgtaacaagtatctctgataaaggtttcatttctcacctatatagagaactgagtcaaattttttccatataaatattttattattttccagttacatgtacagctagttttcaacatttgtttttataagatttcctgattcaaatttttctccctccctcccctccctactccctgcccaagacagcaagtaatctgataatctgaggttatatatgtacaatcacattaaacatatttctgcattagtcatgtaatgagagaagaatcagagcaaaaaggaaaaacctcaaaaaataaaaaaacaacaacaacaaaaacaatagaaatagtatggttcgatctgcatacagattcaacagttctctttttttttctggatttggagagaaatttccatcctgagtcctttggaactatcttggtccattgtattgctgagaagaatcaagtctatcatagctgatcaacacacaatgttgttgatactgtgtgcagtgttctcctggttctgctcatctcactcagcatcagttcatgcaagtccttccaggttcctctgaaatccgcttgctcattgtttcttacagaacaaatagcattccattccattccattcattcattatttatttatttatttttagtgaggcaattgggtttaagtgac contains:
- the LOC122733899 gene encoding fizzy-related protein homolog; translation: MAQGVSSHTDLAYSPQAQDSKIPWLPTTTSSTSQDQERYLLPDVPWHLPLVDPELLGDPVLSHPPPALLPYHPQKASPPLTHLQSDRAALSSRGPASGASPVAVLTSPKGLFRPGRDTRRSPESRQSVTWGAKMSWLLTGYASPAPCPSDPGDRFIPSRTGSDWSLKFQRAEDAEKSPRQTGEPGGGDALGTSREIPVYSALLKNELLGAGIERVQYAWRGGQWLLQPGTPAKQDLFVYSPGPKGRGPDAAGSEASQFALSSISPQSQALLRLQKKPSRKVPPKPFKILRAPELQNNFCLNLLDWSPLNIVSVALGSRAFLWNAVTYQVTRLCDLAVEGDSVTSTCWSREGNLLAVGTHNGFVQIWDVAAEKKVSVLDGHRSRVGVLAWNQEQISSGSRDATIIQRDFRTPALQSERQLHGHSREVCGLQWSTNGRLLASSGRDNTILLWNRSSLHPVQQYTRHKGAVRAIAWSPHQQGLLASGGAATDRSIHFWNTLTEQTLHIIHTGSQVCNLAWSRHSNELVSTHGSPENQVAMWKYPSLTQVAKLTGHTCRVLYLTTSPDGQVIATGAADGTLRFWDVFVKPRPRRPSPSVLDLFSHVR